The nucleotide window GTTGCCGACGACCACTACATCTCATCTCTGAGAATCACCCAACATCACCGCTTGACACACCACTTATCAGGAAAACATGCACGTTAAACCGTGGACAGCTTGGTCCCTCCTGGCCTCTTTGGTCAGTTTCTGGGCCGTTGCCGATGCGGCCGATTCCGGCATCCTCGAGGTCGACCTTCTCTTCCCGCGCAACGAGACATATGCGCCCACCGAATGGATCCCCTACATCTTTTCCATCCAAAATGCCAAGCTTGCGAAATATCTCCTTCCCGAAATCAGGTACGATGTATGGAACCTGACTGAAGGCGGAAATAGCTTTGGTTACACCCATCAAAACCTACAATGGGCGAACTGGTCCAGCCACGACCCCTACTTTgtccaccacttccacagCGGCCTCCACGAGGGAAGGTGGCGTCTCAATTGGGAATTCTGGTACATCAGCTGCAACGAGGACTTGTCCAACTTGCACAGCAGTAGCGAACTCGTGAATCGAAACCGAACCGTTGGAAGCATCGAGTTCACCATTCAAGAGGGCGGCCCGGCGGTAGATGTCGTTGCTGCCACGGCCAACGACAAGACATGTTCCGAGGGGAACGGAGctgccatcaacatcaccggCAAGACCAAGGAGGTTGCCCCCTTCGGAATAGAATTGACAGACGATACCTGTGTAGTGGTGGGATCCCCTCAACCGACTCCCACCCCTTGCCAGGTCAAGGTGGACTCGGCCGTTGCCGCCAGCATTTCGGCTTCGTGGACGGCCCATCTGTGTGATGATCTTATAACAGAATACCGTCCGGCCAACTGTCCAGACGACAAGGACAATGCCGCCCAGAGGCTGGCCGTTGCGGGTGTGGCATGCCTAGCAGTCGCAGTGGGCATGTTTGGGTTTTTGGCTTGAACATGATGGGATCTTTGGTAGCACGACTTGATGCAGGTACTTTTACCCTTTATGCAGGAACATGTAGCGTTATGCAGTATGCATGTAATGTAGCCATGACAAACGAGAGCtgtctttctcttccttgatTCCTTCCCGGCATAAGTCTTGTTTTTGTTCCACTCTGTATAATTTTCATACCAACTAATCCAATGCCACTCTCACCCACCCAACGCAAAAGCATTTCCTATGGCACTTTAACTTAGGGCTTACGCCGAGAACCGCAACCAAGTCTCACCTAATGCAAAATCAATCATGATCCGCTTTCACCGCTGTGCCGGGGAAAACCAGAAAATCGGAAATTGCCATGTGGATTCTCCATGTTTTGCCAAGAACCCATGGCGCTTAAGCAAGAGCCTTTAGACGTCGAGCGAGTCGAAGCATTCTCACGATGCTACCTGCCCGCCACGGATTAGCTGAGGAAAACTCTTTTCTTGGCTCATGACCCCTATGCAATGGGAATGTGATTGCCCGGGGCCGAGCAACCAAGGACTCGGGACTATCGGTGGCCATAACAATAACACCAATCCCACGTAATGTACATGGCTCAGGGTTCAAACTAGGCTGCAGCCAGCGAGCCTGCAAGGCAGCTACttgcatccatccatctcatctGCCTCTTGACCAGGCCCCTCATCGGAAAGGCAACATTGGGATTGTTGGTTGTGACCGGcgagactacctacctagctttCTCCGCGGAAAGGATTGTAGAAATGACGGAGGAGGCACCTAAGAATGACCCAGGAAGGGACTTGAGTTTGCCGATTTTCCGGGGGTGAAGAGTCGGCCCTTGCGAAATGGAAGACATTGGATGTCACTGTCAGCACTAAAACAGCAAGGCTACGACCTTCCCGTTAGGTGCAGAACTCCACACAGCAGGTTTTTAGGCTGCATGCGGCTGCGAGGCGTAGCGGTGGGCCGTGATGGATACAAAACGGGAAGTGGAGAGGCCGAACGGATGAACGGACCTAATTGGGCAGACACAGTATGCGAGGCTGCTCCGTGCACAAGGCTAAGTAAGGTACTTAGCCTGGATCCACGTGAACGGTGTGGGTACAGTGTCGGGCTCCTCCACTTCTTCATTTCTCCACATCTCAGTCAGACTCGACATCAACGAcactttcctctctttctcaccaccaccaccatcaccatcacatcCTTCCATCACCTAGGCCACCTCCGACAACGTAGTATCCAATGTCCTGTCATTCTCACCAGGCTGGGACACTGGGCTGATGGGTTGCCACACCGTCATCAGAGCCTCGTGCTCGCTCCGTTGGACGTAATAGGTGAAGGATTCTCAGCCATGGCCTCCTTTGGGACTCAATATACCAAACCTGGGTTACAGTATTGGACAATCCAcagtccatcatcaccaacaacccgCCATTGCGAACTTCAGGCAGTCTCGAATAATCGATTGATGGTCCATCCATGTCATCATCAGATGTCCACCTGCAGGCAGAAGTGCTGCTCCCCTGACCAACTTTGATCACAACAACGCGAAATTGAGGTGCGGATCCCGAACGGACCATCTTTTAGACCCTCGCATGGCTTGGTTACATCTTTGACGGGCACCGTTGCATTCTGTGATTCCGCCACTACGTCCAGGTACCCAGCCCTACAGGGTTAACATGTTCCGTCCACCTTCGGATGCTTACAACCCAGCACGAActccttgttgttgttttttccACACCCTTCGGGCTCTAGCTACGAAGTTTCCGTGAAGAATTGTCCGTCAATCTCCGCTCATGGTGCCCTCCGGAATCCTTGAGGTCGTTAGTCAAGCAATAAATTGCTACGGATCAGCAAAAGAATAATCATACCCTTCGCATCTTTCGGCAAACACTCGCCGCCAATATTCGCCTCTTGCACGTCAGCCTCGGGATGACCGTACGATGAGGGTGATAACCCTTGCTAATGCTACATCTCAGTGGATGGAGGTCTGATGCCTTGGGGGTTTTGGTTCCTTGGACGCTGGAGAGAGTGAGAGTGAGTGGGCGAGTAGGGGTCTGACATGTTTAATGACTTGGAGGCAATAACTCGCCGACATGGAGAGCAAAGAAAGCTATAAAGATCACTTTCTTCGCTGCTGCCGTTGGTTCAGCATGATCGAGGTCCATTAGTTCCATCTGCTTTTCTGGCCATCAAGGCCTGTGTTGGACTGAACCGTTGTTTACATGTAAGTGGTTCCCGAAACTCAAAACCCACAACTCGATCTAACCTGGTTACCAGTCTCTACCAAACTCCATTGTATAACCATGGTGGCTTCATCGTGGTTCACGGCGGGTATAGGGGCTCTTGGCCTCTTGCTCTCTGCTGATGGAGTCCTGGCTGCCAAACAACCGGCTTTCCGATTCCCTTCGAGCCCAGCCTACCGCGATGTATGCCCTGAGCGATGCATCGTTTCCGGGCCAAACTCAGGCAACTGGTCTGTCTATCCCAACTTCAAGCAGATCAAAAAGTGCACTCAGACCATGTTCTACGACTTCAACCTCTATGACCAAGTCGACAATCCCGACTCCAACTCCCGCATCGCTGCTTGCACTTCGTTTGGTCCTGACTTCTCCTTGTTACCCCCCAACAACTCGGCCGCACGAATTCCTTCCCTTGACCCTGTCAACGTTGATTTCGAAGTCGGCTGGAAAGAGGAGGGTTTTGGCCTGGCTGCTGCCGGGCTCCGGTCTCTGATCAAGCAAATCCGCAAGTATGTCGAAAATGGACATGGGGCCACTGAGGAACCCCTCATCGTTTATGCTCAGTCTGGTCAAGCCACTGTCGGTCTCTACATCGGCCAAGGTCTGCAGAACCAAGGCCTTAGCGAGTCGGCCCTGAGTATCTTGCAGGACAACCTCGACACTCTCAATGTCTCGACACCTAGCCTGGCCATGCAGCTTTGCGGCCCTGGCTACGACAGCGCCCATACTTTTGGCGTTATGCTTACCAGCAATGCTACCTTTGCTCCCATCCAAGACGCCATCAAGACCTGGGCCAATGCCACTTGCTTGTCCTTTGCGGGCTCCAAGAGTTTCGCCGGCGAGGCTGTATTCACCACGCCGCTTCTGCCAACAAATGGCACTGTTGGGTCGAACTCCACCATCGGCTCCAACTCCACCATCCAGGCTAGGGGACTCGGTCGCAGGTATCACAGGGCTCTCCATGCTCGTGCCGAGTGCAAGAGTGTGCAGGTCGAGTCTGGTGATAGCTGTGCGTCACTGGCCACAAAGTGTGGTATCTCGGGCGCTGACTTCACAAAGCTTCATCCCGACTCCGACTTTTGCGCCAAGCTGAAGCCAAAGCAGCACGTCTGCTGCACCACCGGAGATCTTCCTGATTTTCGTCCCGTCCCCAACTCTGATGGCTCTTGCTTCTCGTACCAGGTCAAGGCCAATGACAATTGCGCCAACCTTGGTGCCGAGTATGGCCTGACCAACGAGGACATTGAAGGCTTCAACAAGGACACCTGGGGCTGGAACGGCTGTGAGCTTCTGTTCAAGGACACCATCATGTGCTTGAGCAAGGGATCCCCGCCTTTCCCCGCCCCGATCGCCAACGCTGTGTGCGGCCCGCAAAAGCCGGGCTCCAAGCCGCCGACGGATGGCTCCAAGATTGCCGACATGAACCCTTGCGCTCTCAACGCCTGCTGCAACGTCTGGGGCCAGTGCGGTATCACCAAGGACTTTTGCGTTGACACCAACACCGGCGCTCCAGGGACTGCCAAGAACGGCACCTACGGCTGCATCTCCAACTGCGGCACCGACATTGTCAAGGGCGATGGGTCCGGCGCCATCAAGGTTGCCTACTTCGAAGCCTACAATCTCGGCCGAGACTGCCTCTTCCAGGATGCCTCGCAAATCGACACCTCCCAGCACACCCACATCCACTTTGCTTTTGGTACCTTGACCCCTGACTATGAGGTCGAGGTCGGCGATGTTCTGTCCTCTTATCAGTTCCAGGAGTTTAAGCGTGTCAGGGGCGCCAAGCGTGTCGTGTCGTTTGGCGGCTGGGACTTTTCCACTATGCCTGCCACCTACTCCATCTTCCGCAATGGTGTCACCTCCGCCAATCGTCTCAAGATGGCCACCAACATTGCCAACTTTATCAAGGAACACGATCTCGACGGCGTTGATATCGACTGGGAATACCCCGGAGCACCTGATATTCCTGGCATCCCGGCCGCCAGCCTGGATGATGGCCCCAACTATCTCGCCTTTCTCGTCATTTTGAAGAACCTGCTACCTGGAAAATCGATCTCCATCgccgccccctcctcctactGGTATCTAAAGCAGTACCCTCTCAAGCAGATCGGCGCCGTAGTggattatattgtatatatgAGCTATGATGGCCATGGGTACGTTTTTATTTTTCATCAATAAGTGCGATCATTTTGCTAACTCCGGAAACAGGCAATGGGATGCGGGTAATCGATTCTCTCAGGAGGGCTGTGACACCGGCAACTGCCTGCGCAGCCAGGTCAACCTGACGGAAACCAAGCAGTCGTTGGCCATGATCACCAAGGCCGGCGTTCCCGGAAGGAAGATCATCGTCGGCGTGACTAGCTACGGTCGCTCTTTCGAAATGGCGCAGCCCGGCTGCTGGGGGCCCAGCTGCACTTTCACCGGTGACCGCACGAACTCATACGCGAAGCCTGGTGTGTGCACCGGCACTGCGGGCTACATTGCCGACGCCGAGATTGCCGAGATCATGGC belongs to Neurospora crassa OR74A linkage group IV, whole genome shotgun sequence and includes:
- the gh18-6 gene encoding chitinase, which encodes MVASSWFTAGIGALGLLLSADGVLAAKQPAFRFPSSPAYRDVCPERCIVSGPNSGNWSVYPNFKQIKKCTQTMFYDFNLYDQVDNPDSNSRIAACTSFGPDFSLLPPNNSAARIPSLDPVNVDFEVGWKEEGFGLAAAGLRSLIKQIRKYVENGHGATEEPLIVYAQSGQATVGLYIGQGLQNQGLSESALSILQDNLDTLNVSTPSLAMQLCGPGYDSAHTFGVMLTSNATFAPIQDAIKTWANATCLSFAGSKSFAGEAVFTTPLLPTNGTVGSNSTIGSNSTIQARGLGRRYHRALHARAECKSVQVESGDSCASLATKCGISGADFTKLHPDSDFCAKLKPKQHVCCTTGDLPDFRPVPNSDGSCFSYQVKANDNCANLGAEYGLTNEDIEGFNKDTWGWNGCELLFKDTIMCLSKGSPPFPAPIANAVCGPQKPGSKPPTDGSKIADMNPCALNACCNVWGQCGITKDFCVDTNTGAPGTAKNGTYGCISNCGTDIVKGDGSGAIKVAYFEAYNLGRDCLFQDASQIDTSQHTHIHFAFGTLTPDYEVEVGDVLSSYQFQEFKRVRGAKRVVSFGGWDFSTMPATYSIFRNGVTSANRLKMATNIANFIKEHDLDGVDIDWEYPGAPDIPGIPAASLDDGPNYLAFLVILKNLLPGKSISIAAPSSYWYLKQYPLKQIGAVVDYIVYMSYDGHGQWDAGNRFSQEGCDTGNCLRSQVNLTETKQSLAMITKAGVPGRKIIVGVTSYGRSFEMAQPGCWGPSCTFTGDRTNSYAKPGVCTGTAGYIADAEIAEIMAGTGSKRSGRVTASFVDASSNSDILVYDNTQWVGYMSAATKKSRAALYTAWGMGGTTDWASDLQKYNDVPSPAKDWNSFKQAIRAGLDPKGDDGVRDGNWTKLTCDNDYTINWDDHTPEEIWKKLNADAAWDDVVRNWKDNNRGRPGFSFMDSVGLTLGMGAGGTAQCGTLGKHDNCDKTEDCPDSANGDRSGPAAQLIWNSLVWIHEAYHEYYDALYDVAGIISTSLDNMEDTFAPIPAPPDNKWTYLLIDLITLGTLSVAGPFFNTLLKNTAYFIEKEGSALDNLKDTTLTLIGQSTTIAKDVLPSKDSPWTPEAQNEYSNYMGQAIAGWANVTSLSLEKFFEATDDTLDAMGELISDGKLIRGSTGNNVIDGSNQSNDLRANLAKSFYAYAIPNLWRSAKTYAFVLDSGISCSTSNPLGEYLEDDTMKDTGACVDGTWYYLVHPDGDSKKCQCQIVGDHGPCQTICRDNKFSAPPGIGSLSNFGGISKDDLITGSVRTYKQNGQKNGGSSPDPRDGGTIDNLLKVDVTTPGYVRLPVCSPERAFQSWDTSSKGSSDNYPCDIPPGKNDCGDSSFENQTSDASPSVDDCLAIIKNIQGDGGTEWTTQVVGKNQREIAKAGSCAFGVEATKVNGNVNFKVGGQDVIDIINEAINRFGGGGKVGAKGDMSCNGNVHGQDVKWGIY